GCTTCCAGAACAACACAAAACGGTTCTTCTTCTCTTTCTTGTTCTTGTAAATGGTCTGGTGAATCTTGCCCGTGAGGTTGTTGAGGTAGGCCGTGTTGTCTGAGTCTGGGTAGAAGGTGCGGGCGTAGGCCAGGTCATCAGTGAGTTCAATGAACTGATCTGCGAGCTGGTCTGGGTTACGCGTGGCCTGGGTGGCGTACTGCTTCCATTTAGCTGAATTCTGTTTGATAAAAGCGGCCTCGCGCATTCCCGTCTTTTTGTTTAACTCAAATATATTTAACTTAGGCAAATATTAAAGCCTCTCTCTCAATAAATGAACACCATTAAGGTTAAAACCACCCAGAATGTAGAGGTGGAGTACGCCATCGCCAGCGTGGGCGACCGCATAATTGCCTATCTGATTGATTTGGCCATCTCTATAGGTTGGTTTTTTGTCTGCATGATCATCTTTGTGGGCGTGGCCGCGGCTAAACCCAGTGAAAACTCTTACATAGTACTGGTGGTGCTTTTTCTGCTGCCGTACTTCTTCTATGACCTGCTCTGTGAAGTGTTTTTAAACGGCCAAAGCCTGGGCAAAAGGGCCAAAGACCTCAAAGTGATCAAACTCAACGGCCAGTCCCCCAGCCTGGGCGACTACCTGTTGCGCTGGATGTTCCGGTTGCTTGACATCACCTTTTATGGCATTGTGGCCATTGTCACCATCTCCATCAACGGCAAAGGCCAGC
This region of Rufibacter sp. LB8 genomic DNA includes:
- a CDS encoding RDD family protein; its protein translation is MNTIKVKTTQNVEVEYAIASVGDRIIAYLIDLAISIGWFFVCMIIFVGVAAAKPSENSYIVLVVLFLLPYFFYDLLCEVFLNGQSLGKRAKDLKVIKLNGQSPSLGDYLLRWMFRLLDITFYGIVAIVTISINGKGQRVGDLAAATSVIKTQPLRRQDPFKVKHEDEYQLVYPEVAALTDRDMALIRKLLFKAVTHKNETLLTRISERVQEVMGVTPTTTHRDFLKTVIKDFHHLTAGVEA